One Longimicrobium terrae DNA segment encodes these proteins:
- a CDS encoding response regulator, producing MSHTILLVDDEDDIREVAQLSLEMTAGWEVHAAGSGAEGIRKARELRPEAILLDVMMPEMDGPDTVRALRADPETADIPIILLTAKVQQADRRRFDDLGVSGVLNKPFDPMTLADQVAAVLGW from the coding sequence ATGAGCCACACCATACTGCTGGTTGACGACGAGGACGACATCCGCGAGGTGGCGCAGCTGTCGCTGGAAATGACCGCGGGGTGGGAGGTTCACGCCGCGGGCTCCGGGGCGGAGGGGATCCGCAAGGCGCGCGAGCTGCGCCCCGAGGCCATTCTGCTGGACGTGATGATGCCGGAGATGGACGGCCCCGACACGGTCCGCGCCCTGCGCGCGGATCCGGAAACGGCGGACATCCCCATCATTCTGCTGACCGCCAAGGTGCAGCAGGCCGACCGGCGCCGCTTTGACGACCTGGGCGTGTCGGGAGTGCTCAACAAGCCGTTCGATCCCATGACGCTGGCGGACCAGGTGGCCGCGGTCCTCGGATGGTGA